The Urbifossiella limnaea genome has a window encoding:
- a CDS encoding metallophosphoesterase family protein, protein MIRLIHFSDVHLTAPNVGWRLGDLFTKRGTGWVNVRLRGRGHRFRYANQVVEALLADCRTRGYDQLVFSGDATTMAFDTEMTESARRLGVWDATLPPALAVPGNHDLYTFGATRRRTFEFAFSAWQQGERADDTHTYPFAKKVGHVWLIALNSAKPNVLPWDATGRVGTAQLERLKRLCARLDAGPRVVVSHYPLLTRGRHPEARWHRLLDWAEARDAAAACGVGLWLHGHKHVWYVLETGEAQPFHSVCVGSTCQEKLWGYHEYEIDGTRLRGLRRVFDLGTGRFLDADRFELELNGE, encoded by the coding sequence ATGATTCGGCTGATCCACTTCAGCGACGTGCACCTCACCGCCCCGAATGTCGGGTGGCGGCTCGGTGACCTGTTCACCAAGCGCGGCACCGGCTGGGTGAACGTGCGCCTGCGCGGCCGCGGGCATCGGTTCCGGTACGCGAATCAGGTGGTCGAGGCATTGTTGGCCGACTGCCGCACCCGCGGGTACGACCAACTCGTCTTTTCCGGCGACGCCACCACGATGGCGTTCGACACCGAGATGACCGAGTCGGCGCGGCGGCTCGGCGTGTGGGACGCGACGCTGCCGCCGGCCTTGGCCGTGCCGGGGAACCACGACCTGTACACGTTCGGGGCCACCCGCCGGCGGACGTTCGAGTTCGCGTTCTCGGCGTGGCAGCAGGGCGAGCGCGCCGACGACACGCACACGTATCCGTTCGCCAAGAAGGTGGGCCACGTCTGGCTGATCGCGCTGAACTCGGCCAAGCCGAACGTGCTGCCGTGGGACGCGACCGGACGCGTCGGCACGGCGCAACTGGAACGGCTGAAGCGGCTGTGCGCCAGGCTCGACGCGGGGCCGCGCGTGGTGGTGAGCCACTACCCGCTGTTGACGCGCGGCCGGCACCCCGAGGCCCGCTGGCACCGTCTCCTCGATTGGGCCGAGGCGCGGGACGCGGCGGCAGCGTGCGGCGTCGGCCTTTGGCTGCACGGGCACAAACACGTGTGGTACGTGCTCGAAACCGGTGAAGCACAGCCGTTCCACTCGGTGTGCGTCGGCAGCACCTGCCAGGAGAAGCTGTGGGGCTATCACGAGTACGAGATCGACGGAACGCGGTTGCGTGGGCTGAGGCGGGTCTTTGATCTGGGTACGGGGCGCTTCCTGGACGCGGACCGATTCGAGTTGGAATTGAACGGCGAGTGA
- a CDS encoding SDR family oxidoreductase, whose translation MIKFDFAGKVVLVTGSSRGIGAAILTAFVRAGANGVLHYWDDPDGLNRADAAALAGRLGDGVLSLAGDIRDAAQVEGLMRQAKERFGGLDVVVNNAGIIKDRTLRKMTPDEWHAVIQTNLDGVFHGCKYGAEVLRDGGRIVNIASVAGLVGFHGQANYAAAKAGVIGMTRVLAKELARRGITVNAVAPGVIQTPMLGEVKAEVMAEYLKQIPAGRLGKPEDIANAVLFLASEESGYITGQVLPVTGGWV comes from the coding sequence ATGATCAAGTTCGACTTCGCCGGCAAGGTCGTGCTCGTAACCGGCAGCTCCCGCGGCATCGGCGCCGCGATCCTCACCGCGTTCGTCCGGGCCGGCGCGAACGGCGTCTTGCACTACTGGGACGACCCCGACGGGCTCAACCGCGCCGACGCCGCCGCACTCGCGGGGCGGCTCGGAGACGGCGTGCTGTCACTGGCCGGGGACATTCGGGACGCCGCACAAGTAGAAGGGTTAATGCGGCAGGCGAAGGAGCGCTTCGGCGGCCTCGACGTGGTCGTGAACAACGCCGGCATCATCAAGGACCGCACCCTCCGCAAGATGACGCCGGACGAGTGGCACGCCGTCATCCAGACCAACCTCGACGGCGTCTTCCACGGCTGCAAGTACGGCGCGGAGGTGCTGCGCGACGGGGGCCGCATCGTGAACATCGCGTCGGTGGCGGGGCTGGTCGGCTTCCACGGGCAGGCGAACTACGCAGCGGCAAAGGCCGGCGTCATCGGCATGACGCGCGTGCTGGCGAAGGAGTTGGCCCGCCGCGGCATTACGGTGAACGCCGTCGCCCCCGGCGTGATCCAGACGCCGATGCTCGGCGAGGTGAAGGCCGAGGTGATGGCCGAGTACCTGAAGCAAATCCCCGCCGGCCGGCTCGGGAAGCCCGAGGACATCGCCAACGCGGTGCTGTTCCTTGCGAGCGAAGAAAGCGGCTACATCACGGGCCAGGTGCTGCCCGTCACCGGCGGGTGGGTGTAG
- a CDS encoding sugar phosphate isomerase/epimerase family protein: MPRPVLLFSGPWADVPLDALAGKAAAWGYDGFELCCWGDHLEVQRALSDDTYGPARLDLLARSDLQVPVVANHKVGQAVCDPIDKRHQGLLPDYVWGDGRPEGVRQRATEEMTATFRLAERLGAGVVSGFTGSPIWGYVAGYPAPRPDVIADALKEFAAAWHPILDAARDCGVRFACEVHPGQLAFDLYSAEVVLDALGGREEFGFLFDPSHLHWQGVDPAAFLRRFPDRIYHVHVKDAQLTLDGRAGLLAGYWPSGDPRAGWQFRSPGHGGIDWPGLVRVLNEIGYDGPLAVDWHDPGMDREYGAADACRFVKAIDVPAPARR, from the coding sequence ATGCCCCGCCCGGTGTTGCTGTTCAGCGGCCCGTGGGCCGACGTGCCGCTCGACGCCCTCGCCGGCAAGGCCGCCGCCTGGGGCTACGACGGCTTCGAGCTGTGCTGCTGGGGCGACCACCTCGAAGTGCAGCGCGCCCTCTCCGACGACACCTACGGCCCCGCCCGCCTCGACCTGCTGGCCCGCAGCGACCTCCAAGTGCCGGTCGTCGCCAACCACAAGGTCGGGCAGGCCGTCTGCGACCCGATCGACAAGCGGCACCAGGGCCTGCTCCCCGACTACGTCTGGGGCGACGGCCGGCCCGAGGGCGTGCGGCAGCGCGCCACGGAGGAGATGACGGCGACGTTCCGCCTCGCCGAGCGACTCGGGGCGGGCGTCGTGAGCGGCTTCACCGGCTCACCGATCTGGGGCTACGTCGCCGGCTACCCCGCGCCACGACCGGACGTCATCGCGGACGCGCTGAAGGAGTTCGCCGCGGCGTGGCACCCGATCCTCGACGCCGCCCGCGACTGCGGCGTCCGCTTCGCGTGCGAGGTTCACCCCGGGCAGCTGGCGTTCGACCTGTACTCGGCGGAAGTGGTGCTCGACGCCCTCGGCGGCCGCGAGGAGTTCGGCTTCCTGTTCGACCCGAGCCACCTCCACTGGCAGGGCGTGGACCCGGCCGCGTTTCTGCGGCGGTTTCCCGATAGAATCTACCACGTCCACGTGAAGGACGCCCAGCTGACGCTCGACGGCCGGGCCGGGCTGTTGGCCGGGTACTGGCCGAGCGGCGACCCGCGGGCCGGCTGGCAGTTCCGCTCGCCGGGCCACGGCGGCATCGACTGGCCGGGCCTGGTGCGCGTCCTCAACGAGATCGGCTACGACGGCCCGCTCGCCGTGGACTGGCACGACCCCGGCATGGACCGCGAGTACGGCGCCGCCGACGCCTGCCGGTTCGTGAAGGCCATCGACGTACCCGCGCCGGCGCGGAGGTAA
- a CDS encoding WD40 repeat domain-containing protein, which yields MRVLARLSVFALAPLVGGVCRATGVAVAAESASAVARFLSDRLSDQSLRVADALRDAADRAWATLDRALAGDSALAVADRAEDRAFREQLRLFVLAAQTDGRATADPTFVPRCRTELTAARAAGLLAGDADPVALADGLGTLTRFDEPTALLAAQWGVADALAADLHAEGFPSLASLVALRPPSDPTAAPLLAVAVRYYFRRSVEDDPKLFQGLAFAQLERLGKAQEDGAAQLAALMARYVERLEARLGELTDTALTTRAEVRALVAALASGGGQWAVGGGQAHPEPATPVLPSQPAAHCPLPTVLQVHTGAVACLAISPDGTRAVSGGADRGIVVWDLVARRELRVMAGHRDRVCCLAFGPDGRRVLSSSLDQTVRLWDADAGIELKTFDRQTNRSAAFAPDGTTALCGALYDGKLRLFDVATGKALKVLPGHADWVVGVAFAADGKLALSGGLDRAVKLWDVPTGRLLRTFALKNTILSSVAFSPDGWRVLSAGADGLVRVWDTFTGAELFRLVGHTDAVSCVSPAPDGDRAASAGHDGTVRVWDLRAKKELARFTGHVGNVLTVAFTPDGNAVLSGGDDGTVRVWALNR from the coding sequence GTGCGTGTCCTGGCCCGTCTCTCCGTGTTCGCGCTCGCGCCGCTGGTCGGCGGCGTGTGCCGCGCCACGGGCGTCGCCGTCGCCGCCGAAAGCGCCTCGGCCGTCGCCCGCTTCCTGTCCGACCGCCTCAGCGACCAAAGCCTTCGCGTCGCCGACGCACTCCGCGACGCTGCCGACCGCGCGTGGGCAACGCTCGACCGAGCCCTCGCCGGCGACTCGGCACTGGCCGTGGCCGACCGTGCCGAGGACCGCGCGTTCCGCGAGCAGCTCCGGCTGTTCGTGCTCGCCGCGCAGACCGACGGCCGGGCGACCGCCGACCCGACGTTCGTGCCGCGCTGCCGCACCGAGCTGACGGCGGCGAGGGCCGCCGGCCTCCTCGCCGGCGACGCCGACCCCGTCGCCCTCGCCGACGGGCTCGGCACCCTCACCCGCTTCGACGAACCGACCGCACTCCTGGCCGCGCAGTGGGGCGTGGCCGACGCCCTCGCCGCCGACCTGCACGCCGAAGGATTCCCGTCGCTGGCGTCGCTCGTGGCGCTGCGGCCGCCGTCCGACCCGACCGCGGCTCCGCTGCTTGCGGTGGCCGTGCGCTACTACTTCCGCCGCTCCGTGGAGGACGACCCGAAGCTGTTCCAGGGGCTGGCGTTCGCGCAGCTCGAACGGCTCGGCAAGGCCCAGGAGGACGGCGCCGCCCAGCTGGCGGCGCTGATGGCGCGGTACGTCGAGCGGCTCGAGGCGCGGCTCGGCGAACTGACGGACACGGCCCTGACGACGCGGGCGGAGGTTCGGGCGCTGGTGGCCGCTCTGGCGAGCGGCGGCGGGCAGTGGGCGGTGGGCGGTGGGCAGGCCCACCCCGAGCCGGCGACGCCGGTGCTGCCTTCACAGCCCGCCGCCCACTGCCCGCTGCCCACAGTGCTGCAAGTCCACACTGGTGCCGTGGCCTGCCTGGCGATCTCGCCCGACGGCACCCGCGCCGTGTCCGGCGGCGCCGACCGCGGCATCGTCGTATGGGACCTCGTCGCGCGGCGCGAGCTGCGCGTCATGGCCGGGCACCGGGACCGCGTCTGCTGCCTGGCGTTCGGGCCGGACGGGCGGAGGGTGCTGTCCAGCAGCCTCGACCAGACGGTGCGCCTGTGGGACGCCGACGCCGGCATCGAGCTGAAGACGTTCGACCGCCAGACGAACCGCAGCGCCGCCTTCGCCCCCGACGGCACGACGGCCCTGTGCGGCGCCCTCTACGACGGCAAGCTGCGGCTGTTCGACGTGGCCACCGGCAAGGCGCTGAAGGTGCTGCCGGGGCACGCCGACTGGGTGGTCGGGGTGGCGTTCGCGGCCGACGGCAAGCTCGCCCTCTCCGGCGGGCTCGACCGCGCGGTGAAGTTGTGGGACGTGCCCACCGGCCGGCTGCTGCGGACGTTCGCGCTGAAGAACACGATCCTGTCGAGCGTCGCGTTCAGCCCCGACGGCTGGCGGGTGCTGTCGGCCGGCGCCGACGGGCTGGTGCGGGTGTGGGACACGTTCACCGGCGCCGAGCTGTTCCGGCTGGTGGGCCACACGGACGCGGTGTCGTGCGTGAGTCCCGCGCCCGACGGCGACCGCGCCGCGTCGGCCGGGCACGACGGCACGGTCCGCGTCTGGGACTTGCGGGCGAAGAAGGAACTCGCGCGGTTCACGGGCCACGTCGGCAACGTGCTGACGGTCGCCTTCACGCCGGACGGCAACGCCGTGCTGTCGGGGGGCGACGACGGCACGGTCCGCGTTTGGGCACTGAACCGTTGA
- a CDS encoding c-type cytochrome domain-containing protein: MLRRRFCFCILCATAAMTAYLMLFAAPPRAAAQDKSVSFIKDVAPILKENCFACHDAKKKSGKYDMTTFEKMMAGGPDGPPITAGKAKESDFHDLIVTTEQRRMPPRDKGEAVPKEKALLIARWIDQGAKLDGGLDPKADLVKELRVRWQPPTPPEKYTFPAVVNALAFSPDGKTLVIGGHHELTVWDFAQSKLLKRVYTRSERAYGMVFLPNGLLAVAGGRPGQEGDVRVYDLKAKGRMAGAVEILDGVNDKAVMVKHLVDIEDAVLCIAVSPDGKFLAAGGTDRAVRVWDLSAGVANARLDQTVENHADWVLGVSISNDGRYLVTAGRDKTAKVWDLRAKESVVTFPEHQNIVYGVAVKGDGSAGFSVGADKQLRTWKPGGEGKQVKGVGGHSDEVFRVIYHPKQPMLATSSADKTVRLWNSETLAAGATLSGLTDYVYAVAFSPDGEYVAGGGYDGNVAVWKVTDAKAAPKLFNASPGFVARPPEPAKK; this comes from the coding sequence ATGCTGCGACGCCGCTTCTGCTTCTGCATCCTTTGCGCGACCGCGGCGATGACCGCGTACCTGATGCTGTTCGCCGCCCCGCCCCGCGCCGCCGCGCAGGACAAGTCCGTGAGCTTCATCAAGGACGTGGCGCCGATCCTGAAGGAGAACTGCTTCGCCTGCCACGACGCCAAGAAAAAGTCGGGCAAGTACGACATGACGACGTTCGAGAAGATGATGGCCGGCGGCCCCGACGGCCCGCCGATCACCGCCGGGAAGGCAAAGGAAAGTGACTTCCACGACCTGATCGTGACGACGGAGCAGCGCCGGATGCCGCCGCGCGACAAGGGCGAGGCGGTGCCGAAGGAGAAGGCGCTGCTGATCGCCAGGTGGATCGACCAGGGCGCGAAGCTGGACGGCGGCCTCGACCCGAAGGCCGACCTGGTGAAGGAACTGCGCGTCCGCTGGCAGCCGCCGACGCCGCCGGAGAAGTACACGTTCCCGGCCGTGGTGAACGCGCTGGCCTTCAGCCCCGACGGCAAGACGCTGGTGATCGGCGGCCACCACGAACTGACGGTGTGGGACTTCGCTCAGTCGAAGCTGCTGAAGCGCGTCTACACCCGCTCCGAGCGGGCCTACGGGATGGTGTTCCTGCCGAACGGCCTGCTCGCCGTTGCCGGCGGCCGCCCGGGGCAGGAGGGCGACGTGCGCGTCTACGACCTGAAGGCCAAGGGCCGGATGGCGGGCGCGGTCGAGATTCTGGACGGGGTGAACGACAAGGCGGTGATGGTGAAGCACCTCGTGGACATCGAGGACGCCGTCCTGTGCATCGCGGTGTCGCCGGACGGCAAGTTCCTGGCCGCGGGCGGCACCGACCGGGCCGTGCGGGTGTGGGACCTGTCCGCGGGCGTGGCCAACGCCCGGCTCGACCAGACCGTCGAGAACCACGCCGACTGGGTGCTCGGCGTGTCGATCTCGAACGACGGCCGCTACCTGGTGACCGCCGGCCGCGACAAGACGGCGAAGGTGTGGGACCTGCGGGCGAAGGAGTCGGTGGTGACGTTCCCCGAACACCAGAACATCGTGTACGGCGTCGCGGTGAAGGGCGACGGCTCGGCCGGCTTCTCCGTCGGCGCCGACAAGCAACTGCGGACGTGGAAGCCGGGCGGCGAGGGGAAGCAGGTGAAGGGCGTCGGCGGCCACTCCGACGAAGTGTTCCGCGTGATCTACCACCCGAAGCAACCGATGCTGGCCACGTCGTCGGCGGACAAGACGGTCCGGCTGTGGAACAGCGAGACGCTGGCCGCCGGGGCGACGCTGAGCGGCCTGACGGACTACGTGTACGCGGTGGCGTTCAGCCCGGACGGCGAGTACGTCGCCGGCGGCGGCTACGACGGCAACGTGGCCGTGTGGAAGGTGACCGACGCGAAGGCGGCTCCGAAGTTGTTCAACGCCTCGCCGGGGTTCGTGGCACGGCCGCCGGAGCCGGCGAAGAAGTAG
- a CDS encoding HU family DNA-binding protein, whose amino-acid sequence MAKAAKKALTKSAFLAEVAEKTELSKKQIDAVMTAIVELVQRELSGKGPGKLVIPGLARISATKVKAVKGGVEKKNPLTGGTYITKDKPAYNKVRLSPIKALKESLK is encoded by the coding sequence ATGGCGAAGGCTGCGAAGAAGGCGCTCACGAAGTCCGCGTTCCTGGCCGAGGTGGCCGAGAAGACCGAGCTGAGCAAGAAGCAGATCGACGCGGTCATGACCGCGATCGTCGAACTGGTGCAGCGGGAGTTGAGCGGCAAGGGCCCGGGCAAGCTGGTCATCCCCGGCCTGGCCCGCATCAGCGCCACCAAGGTGAAGGCCGTGAAGGGCGGCGTCGAGAAGAAGAACCCGCTCACGGGCGGCACCTACATCACCAAGGACAAGCCGGCCTACAACAAGGTCCGGCTCAGCCCGATCAAGGCGCTCAAGGAATCGCTGAAGTAA
- the tkt gene encoding transketolase, giving the protein MAQPAFDNLDGLCVNTIRTLAMDAVQKANSGHPGAPMGLAPVAYVLWNRFLNYDPKFPYWTNRDRFVLSNGHASMLLYSLVHLAGVVDRDEHNKPKDTPSLPMEQLKQFRQFGSRTPGHPEQEATSGIETTTGPLGQGVGNAVGMAIAQKWMAGYYGRPGFEKLFDHKVYAICGDGCMMEGVASEAASLAGHLKLNNLCLIYDDNGITIDGHTHLAFSEDVAKRFEAYGWDVLRVNDGNDTAGMAAALETFNSSATKPTLIVLKTVIGYGSPHKADTHAAHGEPLGPDEIKLTKKAYGWPEDSSFLVPDGVYGRFQDGIGKRGGAARAAWDKLFADYKAKHPDLATQIETLEQRDLPAGWDKDIPVFPADPKGLATRESSGQVLNAIAKNVPWIVGGSADLNPSTKTFMKFEGAGVFTAKTPAGRNIHFGVREHGMGAIMNGLALSNLKAYGSGFFIFSDYGRGALRLGAVMHIPVVYVFTHDSIGVGEDGPTHQPIEHLASLRAMPNMVVLRPGDANEVAEAYRYTVQQKHQPVTLVMTRQALPTLDRTKYAPAAGLQKGGYVLADAAGGKPDVILIGTGSEVSMVVEAYEKLTAEGVKARVVSLPSWELFEKQDQAYRDSVLPPAVTARVCVEMAAAFGWERYAGPTGAIIAMRSFGASAPLKDLMKHFGFSVENVLKVAREQLAKK; this is encoded by the coding sequence ATGGCCCAGCCCGCGTTCGACAACCTGGACGGGCTCTGCGTCAACACCATCCGCACCCTGGCGATGGACGCGGTGCAAAAGGCCAACAGCGGCCACCCCGGCGCCCCGATGGGCCTCGCCCCCGTCGCCTACGTGTTGTGGAACCGGTTCCTGAACTACGACCCCAAGTTCCCGTACTGGACGAACCGCGACCGGTTCGTGCTGTCGAACGGCCACGCCTCGATGTTGCTGTACTCGCTGGTCCACCTGGCCGGGGTCGTGGACCGCGACGAGCACAACAAGCCGAAGGACACGCCGAGCCTGCCGATGGAGCAACTGAAGCAGTTCCGCCAGTTCGGCAGCCGCACCCCGGGCCACCCCGAACAGGAGGCCACGAGCGGCATCGAGACGACGACCGGGCCGCTGGGTCAGGGCGTCGGCAACGCCGTCGGCATGGCCATCGCCCAGAAGTGGATGGCCGGGTACTACGGCCGGCCGGGGTTCGAGAAGCTGTTCGACCACAAGGTGTACGCCATCTGCGGCGACGGCTGCATGATGGAAGGCGTGGCGTCCGAGGCCGCGTCGCTGGCGGGGCACCTGAAGCTCAACAACCTGTGCCTCATCTACGACGACAACGGCATCACCATCGACGGTCACACCCACCTGGCGTTCAGCGAGGACGTGGCGAAGCGGTTCGAGGCGTATGGCTGGGACGTTCTCCGCGTCAACGACGGCAACGACACCGCCGGCATGGCGGCGGCGCTGGAGACGTTCAACAGCAGCGCCACGAAGCCGACGCTGATCGTGCTGAAGACGGTGATCGGCTACGGCTCCCCGCACAAGGCCGACACGCACGCGGCGCACGGCGAGCCGCTCGGCCCCGACGAGATCAAGCTGACGAAGAAGGCCTACGGCTGGCCCGAGGACTCGTCGTTCCTGGTGCCGGACGGCGTGTACGGCCGCTTCCAGGACGGCATCGGCAAGCGCGGCGGCGCCGCCCGCGCTGCGTGGGACAAGCTGTTCGCCGACTACAAGGCGAAGCACCCGGACTTGGCGACGCAGATCGAGACGCTGGAGCAGCGCGACCTGCCGGCCGGGTGGGACAAGGACATCCCCGTGTTCCCGGCCGACCCGAAGGGACTGGCGACGCGGGAGAGTTCGGGGCAGGTGCTCAACGCCATCGCCAAGAACGTGCCGTGGATCGTCGGCGGGTCGGCCGACCTGAACCCGTCGACGAAGACGTTCATGAAGTTCGAGGGCGCCGGCGTGTTCACGGCGAAGACGCCGGCCGGGCGGAACATCCACTTCGGTGTCCGCGAGCACGGCATGGGCGCCATCATGAACGGCCTGGCGCTGTCGAACCTGAAGGCCTACGGGTCCGGGTTCTTCATCTTCAGCGACTACGGCCGCGGGGCGCTGCGGCTCGGGGCCGTGATGCACATCCCGGTCGTCTACGTGTTCACCCACGACAGCATCGGGGTCGGCGAAGACGGCCCGACCCACCAGCCGATCGAGCACCTGGCGAGCCTGCGGGCGATGCCGAACATGGTGGTCCTCCGCCCCGGCGACGCGAACGAGGTGGCCGAGGCGTACCGGTACACCGTCCAGCAGAAGCACCAGCCGGTCACGCTGGTGATGACCCGGCAGGCGCTGCCGACGCTCGACCGCACGAAGTACGCCCCCGCGGCCGGGCTCCAGAAGGGCGGGTATGTACTTGCCGACGCCGCGGGAGGGAAGCCGGACGTGATCCTGATTGGGACCGGCAGCGAGGTGTCGATGGTGGTCGAGGCCTACGAGAAGCTGACGGCCGAGGGCGTGAAGGCTCGGGTGGTGAGCCTGCCGAGTTGGGAGCTGTTCGAGAAGCAGGACCAGGCGTACCGCGACAGCGTCCTGCCGCCCGCGGTGACCGCCCGGGTGTGCGTGGAGATGGCGGCGGCGTTCGGGTGGGAGCGCTACGCCGGCCCGACGGGTGCGATCATCGCCATGCGGTCGTTCGGGGCGTCGGCGCCGCTGAAGGACCTGATGAAGCACTTCGGGTTCAGCGTCGAAAACGTGCTGAAGGTGGCTCGCGAGCAACTGGCGAAGAAGTAA
- a CDS encoding sulfatase family protein has protein sequence MTPLLLSLAAFTPTDRAPPPNVVLLIADDLGADDCGPFGNRAVRTPNIDRLARGGTRFDRAFVPASSCSPSRCSLLTGRYPHSHGAPQLHQPLPAGQPNLAALLRAAGYWTAIAGKTHLGKDALAGFDVVNAGGGPSGCGQWVETLRRRPRDKPFFAWLAAFDPHRDYAPNAIPQPHRPADVIVPPYLPDTPEVRADLALYYDEVSRLDRYIGDVLDELDRQGVANDTLVLFLSDNGRPFPRCKTTVYDSGCRTPLIARWPGVVRAGGTCGSLVSTIDIAPTLLGLAGAAVPPTVQGRSFAGVLRDPAAKHRDFVYLEKNWHDFDDHARAARSARYRYVRNSYRDVPLTPPADAVRSPTFQAMIALFDAGKLPAEMRTCFVTPRPAEELYDVDADPHELRNVIADPRHAAVLASHRQALDEWVMETSDRVPAARTPDRYDRRTGLVPKK, from the coding sequence ATGACCCCACTACTCCTCTCCCTCGCCGCGTTCACCCCGACCGACAGGGCGCCGCCGCCGAACGTCGTGCTGCTCATCGCCGACGACCTCGGCGCCGACGACTGCGGCCCGTTCGGCAACCGGGCCGTTCGCACGCCGAACATCGACCGCCTCGCCCGCGGCGGGACGCGCTTCGACCGGGCGTTCGTGCCGGCCAGTTCGTGCAGCCCGAGCCGGTGCAGCCTCCTGACCGGCCGCTACCCGCACAGCCACGGGGCTCCCCAACTCCACCAGCCGCTCCCGGCCGGGCAGCCGAACCTCGCCGCGCTGCTGCGCGCGGCCGGGTACTGGACCGCCATCGCCGGCAAGACACACCTCGGGAAGGACGCCCTCGCCGGCTTCGACGTGGTGAACGCCGGCGGCGGCCCGAGCGGCTGCGGTCAGTGGGTGGAGACGCTCCGCCGGCGGCCGCGTGACAAGCCGTTCTTCGCCTGGCTCGCCGCGTTCGACCCGCACCGGGACTACGCGCCCAACGCGATCCCGCAGCCGCACCGGCCGGCAGACGTAATCGTGCCGCCGTACCTGCCCGACACGCCCGAAGTCCGCGCCGACCTGGCACTGTACTACGACGAGGTTTCGCGCCTCGACCGCTACATCGGCGACGTGCTCGACGAACTCGACCGGCAGGGTGTGGCCAACGACACGCTCGTACTGTTCCTCAGCGACAACGGCCGGCCCTTCCCGCGCTGCAAGACCACGGTCTACGACAGCGGCTGCCGCACGCCCTTAATCGCCCGCTGGCCGGGCGTCGTACGGGCCGGCGGGACGTGCGGGAGCCTGGTCAGCACCATCGACATCGCGCCGACGCTGCTGGGGTTGGCGGGTGCGGCAGTGCCCCCGACCGTGCAGGGCCGGAGCTTCGCCGGAGTGCTCCGCGACCCGGCCGCAAAGCACCGCGACTTCGTGTACCTGGAGAAGAACTGGCACGACTTCGACGACCACGCCCGCGCCGCGCGCTCGGCCCGGTACCGCTACGTCCGCAACAGCTACCGCGACGTGCCACTGACGCCGCCGGCGGACGCTGTACGCAGCCCGACGTTTCAGGCGATGATCGCGCTGTTCGACGCGGGGAAGTTGCCGGCGGAGATGCGGACGTGCTTCGTCACGCCGCGGCCGGCCGAGGAGTTGTATGACGTGGACGCCGACCCCCACGAGTTGCGGAACGTCATCGCCGATCCGCGGCACGCCGCCGTGCTGGCGTCGCATCGCCAGGCGCTGGACGAGTGGGTCATGGAGACGAGCGATCGGGTGCCCGCGGCGCGGACACCCGATCGGTACGACCGGCGGACGGGGTTGGTGCCCAAGAAGTGA
- a CDS encoding putative signal transducing protein → MAHDPTDVVKVAQADHVTTELYRNELVAEGIDARVLGESLEASFGTAIQGSVELWVHRADADRAAALIRRMEAERGTTTEEGLVGE, encoded by the coding sequence GTGGCACACGACCCGACCGACGTTGTGAAGGTGGCCCAGGCCGACCACGTGACGACCGAACTGTACCGCAACGAACTGGTCGCCGAGGGGATCGACGCGAGGGTGCTCGGCGAGAGTTTGGAGGCGAGCTTCGGCACCGCGATCCAGGGCTCGGTGGAGCTGTGGGTTCACCGGGCCGACGCAGACCGTGCCGCGGCGCTGATCCGGCGGATGGAGGCCGAGCGCGGCACGACGACGGAGGAGGGACTCGTCGGCGAGTAA
- a CDS encoding P-II family nitrogen regulator, with protein MKQLTIVVKPFRAEAVLAVIAEMGVSVCAVREAKGYGRQKGYLDRYRGSEYSTAYLPKVEITVWVTDDTEHELADRVARTARTGRIGDGKIFVVPTVWPDALEF; from the coding sequence GTGAAGCAACTCACGATCGTGGTGAAGCCGTTCCGGGCCGAGGCGGTGCTGGCCGTGATTGCCGAGATGGGCGTGAGCGTGTGCGCCGTCCGCGAGGCGAAGGGGTACGGCCGGCAGAAGGGCTACCTCGACCGCTACCGCGGCTCGGAGTATAGCACGGCCTACCTGCCGAAGGTCGAAATCACCGTCTGGGTAACGGACGACACGGAGCACGAGCTGGCCGACCGCGTCGCCCGTACCGCCCGCACGGGGCGGATCGGCGACGGGAAAATCTTCGTCGTCCCCACCGTGTGGCCCGACGCGCTCGAGTTCTGA